The Desulfitobacterium chlororespirans DSM 11544 genome contains a region encoding:
- a CDS encoding DNA-directed RNA polymerase subunit alpha: MLEIEKPKIECVERTDDNSYAKFVVEPLERGYGITLGNSLRRILLSSLPGTAVTSVKIEGVLHEFSTVPGVLEDVTDIILNLKSLALKGHTDEPKVLRLEAEGEGVIKAGDIITDADIEILNPDLKIATLDKDGRLFMEMTAERGRGYVSADKNKKPDQAIGIIPIDSIFAPIYKVNYTVEDTRVGMVTDYDKLTLEVWSNGSITPEEATSLAAKILSEHLRLFIGLTDKLNNVEIMVEKEEEAKDKILEMTIEDLDLSVRSYNCLKRAGINSVEELTQKTEEDMIKVRNLGRKSLEEVESKLKELGLGFRKADD, encoded by the coding sequence ATGTTAGAAATCGAGAAGCCCAAGATTGAATGTGTCGAACGTACAGACGATAATTCCTACGCTAAATTTGTCGTTGAGCCTCTCGAAAGAGGATATGGGATTACCTTAGGTAACTCCCTGAGAAGAATTCTTCTCTCCTCTCTTCCGGGGACGGCAGTCACATCAGTAAAGATCGAAGGGGTACTCCACGAGTTTTCTACTGTACCAGGGGTTTTGGAAGATGTTACAGACATTATTCTCAACCTGAAGAGCCTTGCATTAAAAGGACATACGGATGAACCCAAAGTTCTCCGTCTGGAAGCCGAAGGAGAAGGAGTCATCAAGGCCGGCGACATCATCACTGATGCCGATATTGAGATACTCAATCCGGACTTGAAGATCGCGACTTTGGATAAGGATGGTCGTCTTTTCATGGAGATGACTGCCGAAAGAGGACGGGGCTATGTTTCGGCTGATAAGAACAAAAAGCCAGACCAAGCCATCGGAATCATTCCCATCGACTCCATTTTCGCACCCATCTATAAGGTCAATTATACCGTTGAAGATACTCGTGTCGGCATGGTCACAGACTATGACAAGCTCACCCTGGAGGTCTGGTCCAACGGCAGTATCACACCGGAAGAAGCGACCAGCCTGGCTGCGAAAATTCTCAGTGAGCACTTGCGTCTCTTTATCGGCCTCACCGATAAGCTCAACAATGTTGAGATCATGGTTGAGAAAGAAGAAGAAGCGAAAGACAAAATCCTGGAGATGACGATTGAAGATCTTGACCTCTCAGTCCGCTCATACAATTGTCTGAAACGGGCCGGCATTAACTCAGTAGAAGAACTGACCCAGAAGACGGAAGAGGATATGATCAAGGTGCGCAACCTCGGTCGTAAATCCTTGGAAGAAGTGGAGTCTAAGTTAAAAGAGCTCGGCTTGGGGTTCCGCAAAGCCGATGACTAA
- the rpsD gene encoding 30S ribosomal protein S4, whose protein sequence is MARYTGPVCRLCRREGMKLFLKGDRCYTGKCAIDRRAYAPGQHGQSRGKKPTEYGIQLREKQKVRRIYGVQEKQFRSYYDKANRQKGIVGENLLRLLERRLDNVVFQLGFATSRPEARQLVRHGHFTVNGRRVDIPSFLVRVGDIVGVKEASKASPRLKEILSSLDRTPPKWMSLDANAATGTIIALPDREDIQMPIQEHLIVEKYSR, encoded by the coding sequence ATGGCAAGATATACAGGCCCTGTTTGTCGTTTATGCCGCCGGGAAGGTATGAAGCTTTTCCTTAAGGGAGATCGTTGTTATACAGGCAAATGCGCGATCGATCGTCGTGCCTATGCCCCTGGTCAGCACGGCCAAAGCCGTGGCAAGAAGCCAACTGAATATGGTATTCAGTTGCGTGAAAAACAAAAAGTCCGTCGGATCTATGGCGTTCAGGAAAAACAATTCCGCAGTTACTATGATAAGGCCAACCGCCAAAAAGGGATCGTGGGTGAAAACCTGCTTCGTCTCTTGGAGCGTCGCCTTGACAATGTAGTATTCCAACTGGGATTTGCTACATCCCGTCCGGAAGCTCGCCAACTGGTGCGTCATGGTCACTTTACCGTGAATGGCCGCCGTGTTGATATTCCTTCTTTCCTCGTTCGTGTGGGGGACATCGTTGGTGTCAAAGAAGCCAGCAAAGCTTCACCACGCCTGAAGGAAATCCTGTCCTCTTTGGACCGGACTCCACCGAAATGGATGAGCTTGGATGCTAATGCTGCAACCGGAACAATCATCGCACTACCTGATCGAGAAGATATTCAAATGCCCATCCAAGAACATCTCATCGTTGAAAAATACTCCCGTTAA
- the rpsK gene encoding 30S ribosomal protein S11 translates to MARKVVRTKRRERKNIATGVAHIKSTFNNSMVTITDTKGNVISWSSAGALGFKGSRKSTPYAAQMAAETAAKAAMEHGLKEVECFVKGPGAGREAAIRALQAAGLEVNMIKDVTPIPHNGCRPPKRRRV, encoded by the coding sequence ATGGCGCGTAAAGTTGTACGCACAAAACGCCGTGAGCGTAAAAACATCGCTACTGGCGTTGCCCATATTAAGTCCACATTTAACAATAGTATGGTCACCATTACCGATACAAAAGGCAATGTGATCTCTTGGTCCAGTGCGGGAGCCCTCGGCTTCAAAGGATCTCGTAAGAGCACTCCTTATGCTGCCCAAATGGCTGCCGAAACGGCTGCCAAAGCGGCCATGGAACATGGACTGAAAGAAGTTGAATGCTTTGTTAAGGGACCGGGTGCCGGCCGTGAGGCTGCTATCCGTGCTCTTCAAGCTGCCGGCTTGGAAGTTAATATGATTAAAGACGTGACGCCGATTCCGCATAATGGTTGTCGGCCTCCGAAACGTAGAAGGGTATAA
- a CDS encoding ABC transporter substrate-binding protein, with the protein MKKGKRFIALALTALLVSVSIAGCGGGSKSTGSPDSGEKVDKAKETLIYAQGAEPRGLDPALVDDGESAKVMINIYEGLLQYNKDSTKVEPSLAKKWDVSEDGLSYTFYLQEGVKFHDGTDFNAEAVKFNIDRQIPPQATPDMAYGSFVYGSVKNVEVVDTNTVKINLTDPSTPFLNNLAMVMSAPMVSPKALQEKNNNVNQDPVGTGPYKFVSWAKDENIVLVRNDEYWGEKALTKNVIFKFIKDNSARVVALNNGEADMIDGIDATVVEQITGAGNKVFQAPGMNVNYMAYNTSRAPFNDAKARKAVSQAINVPELVDSLYQGYSETATSILPTFMEGYDKSITQAAYDPAASAEALKAAGITNVHIITYTNPRPYNAATGQALAEAIQGYLSKVGVTATIDSFDWTTYKEKVKAGDYDICFYGWIGDNGDPDNFMYLLAHEDPTMNVARYANPEFNNLIKEGIKAPAGPERDKIYTELEKIAAADAAWLPISHAQTLAAYRPNVQNFLYHVTGVTPFAGVSKQ; encoded by the coding sequence TTGAAAAAAGGAAAACGGTTTATTGCCCTTGCCTTGACGGCGCTTTTGGTCAGCGTTTCTATCGCCGGTTGCGGTGGAGGCAGCAAAAGTACAGGGAGCCCTGACTCAGGAGAAAAAGTGGACAAAGCAAAAGAAACATTAATCTATGCTCAGGGTGCCGAGCCCAGAGGACTGGACCCAGCCCTTGTCGATGATGGAGAATCGGCAAAGGTCATGATCAATATTTATGAAGGCCTCCTGCAGTACAATAAGGATTCAACAAAGGTTGAACCTTCTTTGGCTAAAAAGTGGGATGTAAGTGAAGATGGCCTTTCGTACACTTTCTATCTTCAAGAGGGCGTCAAGTTCCATGACGGAACAGACTTCAATGCCGAAGCTGTGAAGTTCAATATCGACCGTCAAATTCCGCCTCAGGCCACTCCTGATATGGCGTATGGTTCCTTTGTTTATGGATCGGTAAAAAATGTAGAAGTTGTGGATACCAACACTGTTAAAATTAACTTAACAGATCCCAGTACTCCTTTCCTCAATAACCTGGCTATGGTTATGAGTGCTCCTATGGTCAGCCCTAAGGCTTTACAGGAGAAAAATAACAACGTGAACCAAGATCCTGTAGGCACAGGCCCATACAAATTTGTAAGCTGGGCTAAGGATGAAAACATTGTGCTGGTTCGCAATGATGAATACTGGGGCGAAAAAGCGTTGACCAAGAATGTCATCTTCAAATTCATCAAAGATAACTCAGCCCGTGTGGTTGCCTTAAATAATGGCGAAGCCGATATGATCGATGGCATCGATGCTACAGTCGTTGAGCAAATCACCGGTGCAGGGAATAAAGTCTTCCAAGCTCCCGGCATGAATGTCAATTACATGGCTTATAACACTTCAAGAGCACCTTTTAATGATGCTAAAGCCCGCAAAGCTGTTTCTCAAGCTATTAATGTTCCGGAATTAGTTGACAGCCTCTATCAAGGTTATTCCGAGACGGCAACCTCCATTCTGCCTACCTTTATGGAAGGGTATGACAAGAGCATCACTCAAGCTGCCTATGACCCTGCTGCATCTGCGGAAGCCCTCAAGGCTGCCGGCATAACAAATGTTCATATCATCACCTATACCAACCCCAGACCTTATAATGCTGCTACCGGTCAGGCCTTGGCTGAAGCAATTCAAGGTTACCTTTCTAAAGTTGGTGTAACCGCGACCATCGACTCCTTTGACTGGACCACCTATAAAGAGAAAGTTAAGGCAGGAGATTATGATATCTGTTTCTATGGTTGGATCGGAGATAACGGAGATCCGGACAACTTTATGTATCTGCTGGCTCATGAAGACCCGACCATGAACGTAGCCCGCTATGCTAACCCTGAATTTAACAACCTGATTAAAGAAGGTATTAAAGCTCCTGCAGGCCCGGAGCGCGATAAGATTTATACCGAACTGGAAAAGATCGCAGCTGCAGACGCAGCATGGCTCCCTATTTCCCATGCTCAGACCCTCGCTGCGTACAGACCCAATGTTCAAAACTTCTTATATCATGTAACCGGTGTTACTCCATTTGCCGGAGTATCCAAACAATAG
- a CDS encoding ABC transporter permease, with protein MLKYIIKRILMLIPVLIGVSIIVFLIMRVFSPDPAPIVLGQHATQETVDVWRQANGLNDPIPLQYLHFITGALQGNFGTSYYTKAPVIEEIMSRFPATIELALFAIIIASVFGIIIGIISAVKKNSLFDNAGMFLALVGVSMPIFWLGILLIILFSGTLHWLPSSGRIDPLLRPMSVTGFYLIDSLIAGDLEAFADAFQHLILPGMALAMYSMAIITRMTRSSMLDTLQQDYIRTARAKGVSEGKVIRKHAFRNGLIPIVTVIGLQLGSLLGGAVLTETVFSWPGIGSYTVACILKSDFPVVQGVVLLIATVFVMMNLLVDVIYAFLDPRIKYSK; from the coding sequence ATGCTAAAATATATCATTAAACGAATCTTAATGTTAATTCCAGTATTGATAGGTGTATCCATTATTGTGTTCCTGATAATGCGTGTTTTTTCACCCGATCCTGCACCCATTGTCCTAGGGCAGCATGCGACTCAGGAGACAGTGGATGTTTGGAGGCAGGCCAACGGCTTAAACGACCCCATTCCCCTTCAATATCTTCATTTTATTACAGGTGCTCTGCAAGGCAACTTTGGAACATCCTATTATACTAAGGCACCGGTCATTGAGGAAATTATGTCCCGTTTTCCGGCCACTATTGAATTGGCCTTGTTCGCTATTATTATTGCTTCTGTATTCGGAATCATTATTGGTATTATTTCCGCGGTGAAAAAGAACTCCTTGTTTGATAATGCAGGTATGTTCCTGGCCCTGGTGGGGGTATCCATGCCCATCTTTTGGTTGGGAATCCTGCTGATTATTCTTTTTTCCGGGACTCTCCATTGGCTTCCTTCCAGCGGCAGGATTGATCCGCTGCTGAGGCCGATGAGTGTTACAGGATTTTATCTTATCGACAGTCTGATTGCCGGAGACCTGGAGGCTTTTGCCGATGCTTTCCAGCATTTGATCTTACCGGGTATGGCCCTTGCCATGTACTCCATGGCCATCATTACCCGCATGACCCGTTCCAGCATGCTGGACACCCTGCAGCAGGATTATATCCGCACTGCAAGAGCTAAGGGGGTATCTGAGGGGAAGGTTATACGAAAGCATGCTTTCCGCAATGGTCTGATACCTATCGTTACAGTGATCGGTCTCCAATTGGGGAGTCTGCTCGGCGGAGCAGTGCTGACAGAAACCGTCTTCTCCTGGCCGGGTATCGGTTCCTATACCGTAGCCTGCATCCTTAAGTCTGATTTTCCGGTGGTGCAGGGAGTTGTACTGCTGATTGCCACGGTTTTTGTAATGATGAATTTGCTGGTCGACGTGATCTATGCCTTTTTAGATCCACGTATTAAATATTCCAAGTAG
- a CDS encoding ABC transporter permease yields the protein MKNTNVSSSDNTLQAAEYVEKPESQLKEMWDTLKQNKAAVVGLCIIIMLVLISLVVWVGNLLGIQVLPYDPNYSDMSKSFTHPNAEHWFGTDQLGRDMFSRVMDGTKISLFVGVAAVSISLTVGVVLGAIAGYRGGRTDTIIMRFMDMILAIPSILLAIAFMAALGKGLDKAVIAIGLVSIPEYARIVRGSILSIKESDYVQAAKVIGNRDSRIIFKHILPNIVSLIVVRATLGISTAVLDTAALGFLGLGVQPPFAEWGDMLGRARGFIFTAPYTLIFPGIAITITVLAFNLLGDGLRDALDPKSRIK from the coding sequence ATGAAAAATACCAATGTTTCAAGCTCAGATAACACTCTGCAGGCTGCTGAATACGTGGAAAAACCGGAGTCGCAGCTGAAGGAAATGTGGGATACACTCAAGCAGAATAAGGCCGCAGTGGTCGGCTTATGTATCATCATCATGCTGGTTCTTATCTCTCTCGTGGTCTGGGTGGGCAACCTTCTGGGCATCCAGGTTTTGCCCTATGACCCCAACTATTCCGATATGTCCAAAAGCTTTACTCATCCTAATGCCGAGCACTGGTTCGGCACCGACCAGTTGGGCAGAGACATGTTCAGCAGAGTCATGGATGGAACGAAGATTTCTCTCTTTGTCGGAGTTGCGGCAGTTTCCATCTCACTCACCGTCGGTGTTGTCCTGGGAGCCATCGCCGGCTATCGCGGCGGCAGAACAGATACGATCATCATGAGATTCATGGATATGATCCTGGCTATCCCCTCCATCCTGTTGGCCATTGCTTTCATGGCCGCTCTGGGTAAGGGCCTGGATAAAGCGGTCATAGCCATTGGATTGGTGTCCATTCCGGAGTATGCCCGCATCGTCCGGGGCAGTATTCTTTCTATCAAAGAGAGTGACTATGTGCAGGCGGCCAAGGTGATTGGCAACAGGGACAGTCGTATTATCTTCAAGCATATCCTGCCCAATATCGTATCCCTCATCGTCGTGCGGGCCACCTTGGGAATTTCCACGGCTGTGCTGGATACTGCGGCCCTTGGCTTTTTAGGCCTGGGTGTCCAACCGCCCTTTGCTGAATGGGGAGATATGTTAGGAAGGGCCAGAGGTTTCATTTTTACCGCACCCTATACCTTGATTTTCCCGGGCATTGCCATCACGATTACGGTTTTGGCCTTTAATTTACTGGGTGACGGGCTTCGTGATGCTCTTGATCCAAAATCCAGAATAAAATAG
- a CDS encoding ABC transporter ATP-binding protein: MSVLMEIQNLSKHFPVVSNFLGKSSSLLKAVDDVSFTIHKGEAFGLVGESGCGKTTLGKIIVNLYSPTKGNMIFEGKDLTKLKESQRRAYCKDIQMIFQDPYASLNPRMTVGDIIAEPIVINKLLPANKVEERVTYLLNCVGLAQHQRNRYPHEFSGGQRQRVGIARALAVEPKLIVCDEPVSALDVSIQAQVLNLLADLKDEFGLTYLFIAHGLNVVKHISDRVGVMYLGKLVEIALKKELYANPLHPYTQALLSAIPIIDPEKKKQRIILEGDVPSPINPPAGCRFCSRCFKEMPVCKETAPELQEISPGHWVACHLLD, from the coding sequence ATGAGCGTTTTAATGGAAATTCAAAATCTCTCCAAGCACTTTCCGGTAGTAAGCAATTTTCTCGGCAAATCCAGCAGTTTGCTGAAGGCAGTGGACGATGTCTCGTTTACCATTCATAAAGGAGAGGCTTTTGGTTTGGTGGGAGAATCCGGTTGCGGGAAAACCACTCTGGGTAAAATTATTGTTAACCTCTATAGCCCCACAAAGGGCAACATGATTTTTGAGGGCAAGGATCTCACCAAGCTTAAGGAAAGCCAGCGCCGGGCCTATTGCAAGGATATTCAGATGATTTTCCAGGATCCTTACGCTTCCTTAAATCCCCGGATGACCGTAGGGGATATCATTGCTGAGCCGATTGTGATCAATAAGTTATTGCCAGCCAACAAAGTGGAGGAACGTGTCACTTACCTTTTGAACTGTGTCGGTCTGGCCCAGCATCAGAGAAACCGCTACCCCCACGAATTTTCCGGAGGCCAGCGCCAGCGGGTAGGAATTGCCCGGGCTTTGGCTGTAGAGCCCAAGCTTATTGTCTGTGATGAGCCGGTTTCGGCCTTGGATGTGTCCATTCAAGCCCAAGTCCTCAATCTTTTGGCTGATCTGAAGGATGAATTCGGGCTGACCTATCTTTTCATTGCCCATGGTTTGAATGTAGTGAAGCATATCAGCGACCGGGTAGGTGTCATGTATCTGGGGAAATTGGTGGAAATAGCCCTCAAAAAGGAGCTGTACGCCAATCCTTTGCATCCTTATACCCAGGCTTTGCTTTCCGCTATACCGATCATTGATCCGGAGAAGAAAAAACAGCGGATTATTTTGGAAGGGGATGTGCCCAGCCCCATTAACCCCCCCGCCGGCTGCCGCTTCTGTTCCCGATGTTTTAAGGAAATGCCTGTCTGCAAAGAAACAGCACCGGAGCTGCAAGAGATTTCTCCGGGGCATTGGGTGGCCTGCCACCTTTTGGATTAG
- a CDS encoding 4Fe-4S binding protein has translation MNIKKEEKSRLNLLNQDRAPLKRRAVQFLFGLIILLIGIQFIRFVNSYADPNATLLVHRPAGVEAFLPISALVALKSWLYTGIFDIIHPAGLVILLLAMALSLVFKRSFCSWICPIGTLSEGLAIVGRKLWGRNFVPPRWLDYPLRSLKYILLSFFLVFILIFMDGPSAYGFLQTPYNMIADVKMLDFFKNLTVTGMTVIAVLALLSVVIQNFWCRYLCPYGALMSLLSIFSPWKIRRNGDTCISCQKCTAVCPNQLKVAEAKDIWSPECSGCLNCVKSCPVKGTLAFSSPSSGGKRLAFDPKRTAIALIVVWFMVVGLAKFTGHWETSIPPEMYKVLIPQAEQLNH, from the coding sequence ATGAATATTAAAAAAGAGGAAAAAAGCAGATTGAATCTGCTCAATCAAGACCGGGCACCCCTGAAGCGGAGGGCGGTGCAGTTTTTATTTGGGTTGATTATTTTGCTGATCGGCATTCAATTTATTCGCTTTGTCAACTCTTATGCCGATCCTAATGCCACCTTGCTGGTTCACCGTCCGGCCGGAGTAGAAGCTTTTCTGCCCATCAGTGCCTTGGTGGCTCTGAAATCCTGGCTGTACACAGGGATATTTGATATTATCCATCCTGCGGGACTTGTCATCCTACTCTTGGCTATGGCCCTTTCCCTTGTATTCAAACGAAGCTTCTGCTCTTGGATCTGTCCCATTGGCACCTTATCCGAGGGATTGGCTATCGTCGGCCGGAAGCTTTGGGGCAGGAATTTTGTTCCGCCCCGTTGGCTGGATTACCCTTTGCGTTCTCTGAAATATATTCTTCTCAGCTTTTTCCTGGTCTTTATCCTGATCTTCATGGATGGCCCCAGTGCCTATGGTTTTCTGCAGACTCCTTATAATATGATCGCTGATGTTAAAATGCTGGATTTTTTTAAAAACCTTACCGTGACGGGCATGACCGTTATTGCAGTTCTTGCTTTGCTTTCGGTAGTTATCCAGAACTTCTGGTGCAGATATCTTTGTCCCTATGGTGCGCTGATGAGCTTGCTCAGTATCTTCAGCCCTTGGAAGATCCGTAGAAATGGGGATACATGCATCTCCTGCCAAAAATGTACGGCTGTCTGCCCTAATCAACTCAAAGTAGCTGAAGCAAAAGATATTTGGTCACCGGAGTGCTCCGGGTGTCTGAACTGTGTCAAAAGTTGTCCAGTTAAAGGAACCTTAGCATTCAGTTCACCTTCATCCGGTGGGAAAAGACTGGCCTTCGACCCCAAAAGGACGGCTATTGCCCTTATCGTGGTCTGGTTTATGGTGGTTGGGTTGGCAAAGTTCACGGGACATTGGGAAACCAGTATTCCCCCGGAAATGTATAAGGTCCTGATTCCCCAGGCGGAACAGCTTAACCATTAG
- the rplQ gene encoding 50S ribosomal protein L17, with protein sequence MAYRKLGRNTGHRGSMLRNLATSLLKHERIQTTEARAKEVNAIAEKMITLGKQGDLAARRNALSYLLEEDVVTKLFTEIAPKYAERQGGYTRIIKVGPRRGDAAEMVLIELV encoded by the coding sequence TTGGCTTACCGTAAATTGGGAAGAAACACAGGTCACAGAGGCTCCATGCTTCGCAACCTGGCTACCTCCCTTTTAAAACACGAGCGCATCCAAACCACAGAAGCCCGTGCCAAAGAGGTTAACGCGATTGCTGAGAAGATGATTACTCTCGGCAAGCAAGGGGATCTCGCTGCACGCAGAAATGCACTGTCTTATCTGTTGGAAGAAGATGTGGTCACTAAACTGTTTACAGAAATTGCTCCAAAGTATGCTGAGCGCCAAGGTGGATATACCCGGATCATTAAGGTCGGGCCTCGCCGCGGAGACGCTGCGGAAATGGTTCTTATTGAACTGGTATAA
- a CDS encoding ABC transporter ATP-binding protein — MLLEVNNLKTEFKLKRGTVRAVDDISFSVDKGEILAIVGESGSGKSVTSLSIMGLLQNPGKIAGGDILFDSQNLTRMNKKELQDIRGNKISMIFQEPMTSLNPVQRIKDQIMESLMIHKKISKKEALARTIELLDMVGIPSAARRADDYPHQMSGGMRQRVMIAMALSCEPQLLIADEPTTALDVTIQAQILDLLYHMREKFNMAVLLITHDLGVVSEAADRVIVMYCGKIVEEADVKTLFKNPLHPYTVGLLNSIPQIDDDSEERLYMIKGMVPNPLNMPSGCSFSDRCDRSMERCTREIPELLEIDGHKVRCFLYEEAQEEAEEEAEEGGLAVQ, encoded by the coding sequence ATGTTATTGGAAGTAAACAATTTAAAAACGGAATTTAAACTGAAACGCGGTACGGTGAGAGCCGTTGATGACATCAGTTTTTCAGTAGATAAAGGTGAAATTCTGGCTATTGTCGGGGAATCGGGCTCCGGTAAAAGCGTGACCTCCCTGTCCATTATGGGGCTTCTACAGAACCCCGGCAAAATTGCCGGCGGAGATATTCTGTTTGACTCCCAAAACCTGACCCGGATGAACAAGAAGGAGCTGCAGGATATTCGGGGCAACAAAATCTCCATGATCTTTCAGGAACCCATGACCTCTTTGAATCCAGTCCAAAGGATTAAGGATCAGATTATGGAAAGCCTGATGATCCATAAAAAGATCAGCAAAAAAGAGGCTCTGGCCAGAACCATTGAGTTGCTGGACATGGTGGGCATACCCTCGGCGGCCCGACGTGCTGATGATTATCCCCACCAAATGAGCGGGGGAATGCGTCAGAGAGTCATGATCGCCATGGCCTTGTCCTGTGAGCCCCAGCTACTGATCGCCGACGAACCGACCACAGCTCTCGATGTCACCATTCAGGCTCAGATTCTCGATCTCCTTTATCATATGCGGGAAAAATTCAATATGGCGGTTTTGCTGATCACCCATGACCTGGGTGTTGTTTCGGAAGCAGCAGACCGGGTCATCGTCATGTATTGCGGAAAAATCGTGGAAGAGGCTGATGTGAAGACGTTATTTAAAAACCCTCTCCACCCCTATACGGTAGGGCTGCTCAATTCCATCCCTCAGATCGATGATGACAGCGAGGAGCGCTTGTATATGATCAAGGGCATGGTGCCTAATCCTTTAAATATGCCTTCCGGATGCTCTTTTTCTGATCGCTGTGACCGATCTATGGAACGCTGCACCAGGGAAATCCCGGAACTTCTGGAGATCGACGGGCACAAAGTGCGCTGCTTTTTATACGAAGAAGCTCAGGAAGAAGCTGAGGAAGAAGCTGAGGAAGGGGGATTGGCTGTCCAATGA
- a CDS encoding glutamate synthase-related protein, producing the protein MCTADCIGTCEIGLSAVLGMDAVYPNTTGDNQIASEKNYPLDYSHFNINGRVFGAMGAPEDADKANVYHVNLETTIGKRNPVKLKLPMVLPALIKLNWQDYYGGAAMAGVLTVIGEGAVSKDPQLRYENGKVVHAPKLKKFLGAFQQYYHGYGQIILQNNYDDDQQGVAEYAIKECGAEAIEFKFGQSAKGTQPAVRIKTIEEALKHQEKGFLVHPDPTDPTVREAYERKASPAFYSYGRLPMWKESYLVERIDYLRSLGMKNVYFKMAGFDPEDLERVLRLAVTCGVDMVTFDGAGGGSGYSPCKMMNEWCLPTVCMESILVRILQKLQAEGLDLPKVAITGGLVMEDQVYKALALGAPYISIAGICRGAMAAAMSAQKIGELIKSGVVPKAYTKYGTSIEEIFLDLPELRGIYGDKADTFSLGAVGVYSYLNRLSFGLKHFAALNRKFSLEHINKRDVFPLTREAKEVYDGVWGL; encoded by the coding sequence ATGTGTACTGCGGATTGTATAGGTACATGTGAAATTGGTCTGTCGGCAGTATTGGGAATGGACGCTGTCTATCCCAATACAACAGGAGATAACCAAATCGCCTCGGAAAAGAACTATCCTCTTGACTATTCTCATTTTAATATTAATGGCCGGGTTTTTGGGGCCATGGGAGCTCCGGAGGATGCGGATAAAGCCAATGTATATCATGTGAATTTAGAAACAACTATTGGCAAAAGAAACCCGGTAAAGCTGAAGTTGCCGATGGTGCTTCCTGCTCTGATCAAATTGAATTGGCAGGATTACTATGGCGGGGCGGCAATGGCGGGCGTGCTGACAGTTATCGGCGAAGGTGCGGTTAGTAAGGATCCACAGCTGCGTTATGAAAACGGTAAAGTAGTTCATGCTCCCAAGTTAAAGAAATTTTTGGGAGCGTTTCAGCAATATTACCACGGATATGGCCAGATTATCTTGCAGAATAATTATGATGATGACCAACAGGGTGTTGCGGAGTATGCTATCAAAGAATGTGGTGCGGAAGCGATTGAATTTAAGTTTGGTCAATCAGCCAAAGGAACACAACCGGCGGTGCGCATAAAGACTATCGAAGAAGCTTTAAAACATCAGGAAAAGGGTTTTTTGGTACATCCGGACCCTACAGATCCGACAGTTCGAGAGGCTTATGAGCGAAAAGCTTCGCCAGCCTTCTATTCCTACGGTCGTTTGCCCATGTGGAAGGAATCCTATTTGGTAGAACGCATTGACTATCTGCGTAGTTTGGGTATGAAGAATGTCTATTTCAAAATGGCCGGCTTTGATCCGGAGGATTTGGAACGTGTTTTACGCTTGGCAGTGACTTGTGGTGTAGATATGGTTACTTTCGATGGTGCAGGAGGCGGCTCCGGTTATAGTCCTTGTAAAATGATGAATGAATGGTGCCTGCCTACCGTATGCATGGAAAGTATCCTGGTCAGGATATTACAAAAACTGCAAGCCGAAGGGCTGGATCTTCCTAAGGTGGCCATAACCGGCGGGCTGGTCATGGAGGACCAGGTTTACAAAGCCCTTGCCCTCGGAGCGCCTTATATTTCCATCGCCGGCATCTGCCGGGGGGCAATGGCTGCTGCCATGAGCGCCCAAAAAATTGGGGAATTGATTAAATCCGGGGTAGTGCCAAAAGCCTATACTAAGTATGGGACGAGTATTGAGGAGATATTCCTGGACCTTCCGGAATTAAGAGGGATTTATGGCGATAAGGCTGATACATTTTCCTTAGGGGCCGTTGGCGTGTATTCTTATCTAAATCGCCTTAGCTTTGGGCTAAAGCATTTTGCAGCTTTGAACAGAAAATTTTCTCTGGAACACATTAACAAAAGGGATGTCTTTCCTCTGACCAGGGAGGCTAAAGAAGTATATGACGGTGTGTGGGGACTCTAG